GTAATGCAGCGCTGAAGTCAAATGTGGATGTATTCGCAAGACAATTATCGACGCTATCGGAAATCGTGAATCATTATTGTCCAAAAACTCAACTACAGGGTAGCAATAATAAAAATCCCGCAGTCCAGAAATATGTTTCTGAAATATATTCAGAATTAAAggatttaaaattaataaaacgTTGTCTCAATATAACATTCATGCTTAGAGATGATATAAGTACTGATCTTAGCAGATATAATTCGTTTCTTACCctattatataatgatatggaaagaaaattatcaaacAGCCTAAATTCAATGGCCACCAAATATGGGTTTccaaaaaaagataaagaaaaattgtggAAAGAATGCAAagaaggaattaaaaaagaatttaaagaAGTAAACGATTATTACAAAAGTATTTGTAAGGATTATGAGAATACTTTGATAATACcggtttttctttttaacaaaaaattggataaatatattaaattgtGGAAAGAAGTTGCAtatcga
The Plasmodium cynomolgi strain B DNA, scaffold: 0952, whole genome shotgun sequence genome window above contains:
- a CDS encoding RAD protein (Pv-fam-e;~putative), which translates into the protein MNNFAIFKMCKSAGLSFLLLWIALLNNISIPHGNAALKSNVDVFARQLSTLSEIVNHYCPKTQLQGSNNKNPAVQKYVSEIYSELKDLKLIKRCLNITFMLRDDISTDLSRYNSFLTLLYNDMERKLSNSLNSMATKYGFPKKDKEKLWKECKEGIKKEFKEVNDYYKSICKDYENTLIIPVFLFNKKLDKYIKLWKEVAYRNEKKWNDTFEKKISKGKP